Proteins encoded within one genomic window of Nitrospira sp.:
- a CDS encoding type II toxin-antitoxin system RelE/ParE family toxin gives MKIQFQDSRLALIRTDRAFETKLPFGVIKACRDKLIVVEAAPDERTLRNWKSLRYEKLKGDRQGQRSIRINDQYRMIFTLDESQVPPILNIIEVCDYHD, from the coding sequence ATGAAAATCCAGTTTCAAGACTCTCGTCTTGCTTTGATACGGACAGACCGGGCCTTCGAGACGAAGCTGCCGTTTGGAGTCATTAAGGCATGTCGAGACAAGCTTATTGTCGTGGAAGCTGCACCCGATGAACGAACACTGAGGAACTGGAAGAGCTTGCGTTATGAAAAACTCAAGGGCGATAGACAGGGCCAGCGGTCAATCCGAATCAACGACCAGTACAGAATGATTTTCACGCTCGATGAATCTCAAGTGCCGCCCATTCTGAACATTATAGAAGTATGCGACTATCATGACTAA
- a CDS encoding tyrosine-type recombinase/integrase, whose protein sequence is MKHSIQLAIPGTRTLPALFTPTPNAAKRFVEFFTANIRNPNTRKAYTWAVAEFATWCERHGMLSLQAIEPVHVATYIETLHRRLAAPSVKQHLAAIRMLFDWLVVGQVIPTNPASSVRGPKYSTKKGKTPVLMADEARMLINAIDVRTIVGLRDRALIGLMVYTFARIGAALAMQVEDVYIQGRRTWVRLHEKGGKLHAMPCHHNLDEYLHAYLKTAQLTEGSSPLFRTMHGRTGQLSDKPMTQVDAYRMIRRRAVAAGIRTKIGNHSFRATGITEYLRNGGKLEIAQQMANHESSRTTGLYDRRTDQVSLDEVERIVI, encoded by the coding sequence ATGAAACACAGCATACAGCTCGCAATACCCGGTACCCGAACACTCCCCGCCCTCTTCACGCCGACGCCCAACGCGGCCAAACGGTTCGTGGAATTCTTTACGGCCAACATCCGAAACCCGAACACTCGAAAAGCCTATACCTGGGCGGTGGCCGAATTTGCGACCTGGTGCGAGCGGCATGGGATGCTCTCCTTACAAGCCATTGAGCCGGTGCATGTCGCCACCTATATTGAAACGTTGCACCGCCGGCTGGCCGCTCCGTCAGTCAAACAACACCTTGCCGCCATTCGCATGCTGTTCGATTGGCTGGTGGTCGGCCAAGTCATACCCACCAATCCCGCCAGCTCGGTGCGGGGACCGAAGTATTCGACGAAGAAAGGCAAGACGCCGGTGCTCATGGCCGACGAAGCCCGGATGTTGATTAATGCCATTGACGTGAGGACGATCGTCGGCTTGCGGGATCGTGCCTTGATTGGATTGATGGTCTATACATTTGCGCGGATTGGCGCCGCCCTCGCGATGCAGGTGGAGGATGTCTATATTCAAGGTCGTCGGACCTGGGTGCGACTGCATGAGAAAGGTGGGAAGCTGCATGCGATGCCCTGTCATCACAATCTTGATGAGTACCTCCATGCCTATCTCAAGACGGCCCAGTTGACCGAGGGCTCAAGCCCGCTCTTTCGGACGATGCACGGCCGGACGGGACAGCTCTCCGACAAACCGATGACCCAGGTGGATGCCTACCGCATGATTCGCCGTCGCGCGGTTGCCGCCGGCATTCGGACCAAGATCGGCAATCATTCGTTCCGCGCGACCGGGATTACGGAATATCTCCGCAACGGCGGGAAGCTCGAAATCGCCCAGCAGATGGCCAACCATGAAAGTTCCCGTACGACAGGCCTCTATGATCGACGCACCGATCAGGTCTCGTTGGATGAAGTGGAACGGATTGTGATTTGA
- a CDS encoding helix-turn-helix domain-containing protein, whose translation MKKHTPSAGRRMIASAKQALDWVNGHTHPYVVHVPHEIDVARIRKKVGMSQSEFAKQYGFSFRTVQQWEQGRAIPSGATRAYLLVIDREPEAVRRALVNY comes from the coding sequence ATGAAGAAGCACACACCATCGGCAGGGCGGCGCATGATCGCGAGTGCCAAGCAAGCTCTGGACTGGGTCAATGGACACACGCATCCATACGTGGTCCATGTTCCTCACGAGATAGATGTGGCCCGCATTCGGAAGAAAGTCGGGATGAGTCAGAGCGAATTTGCCAAACAGTATGGGTTCAGCTTTCGGACCGTGCAGCAATGGGAGCAAGGACGAGCCATCCCCAGTGGAGCGACACGCGCCTATCTTCTGGTGATTGATCGTGAGCCGGAAGCGGTCCGGCGGGCGCTCGTGAATTATTGA
- a CDS encoding type II toxin-antitoxin system RelE/ParE family toxin: MTVARERSVVDSYTQLTYSYLVQTVIETDAYLSDAKRAGLSEQERMSIVEYLAKDPQAGDDIQGTGGARKIRFAGKGKGKRGGYRVITFFSGTDIPVFLLNVFAKNERVDLTQVERNEFKATLGALAAAYRRKRAR; this comes from the coding sequence TTGACCGTTGCTCGCGAACGGTCGGTTGTTGACAGCTATACGCAATTAACGTATAGTTACTTGGTGCAGACGGTCATCGAAACTGACGCGTATTTGAGCGATGCGAAGCGAGCCGGTCTTTCGGAGCAGGAACGGATGAGCATCGTTGAGTATCTTGCCAAGGATCCCCAAGCCGGAGACGACATACAGGGGACAGGCGGAGCGAGAAAAATACGGTTTGCAGGAAAAGGCAAAGGAAAACGAGGAGGATATCGGGTGATCACGTTTTTCAGTGGAACAGATATCCCAGTGTTTCTCCTCAACGTGTTTGCGAAGAATGAACGGGTTGACCTGACCCAGGTAGAGCGGAACGAGTTCAAGGCCACGTTGGGAGCTCTGGCGGCAGCGTATCGCAGAAAGAGGGCGCGATGA
- a CDS encoding beta-propeller fold lactonase family protein: protein MTRMMLLLLASPMSVLLAGCPNGGGGGGGFEGTGSTSAILYTANDGSNTLSGFRIGAGGALTATTPASFSTGGTNTEWVAISPNGQFLYSSNQSSANVSAFTISTTTGNLTPTAPATFSTGVGSSPRGITITPNGAFVYVANSASNTVAGFSIGSGGVLAATSPATFPTSGTLARGLAVSPNGQFLYIANSGTHNVSGFTIGANGVLTATSPATFSTGAGSPSPEGLAISPNGLFLYVANSGTNAIAVFSIGVGGVLTPTVPPTFSTGALGSSPQRLAISPNGSFLYVTNSGMNEVAAFTIGAGGLLTPTSPASFTTGAASAPVGITINPDGQFLYVANSGSTSVSGFTIGAGGVLLPTTPATFSTAPQAPIGIATPGRP from the coding sequence ATGACAAGAATGATGCTCCTACTTCTCGCATCGCCGATGAGTGTGCTTCTTGCCGGATGCCCGAATGGAGGAGGGGGAGGAGGAGGGTTCGAGGGAACAGGATCGACTTCCGCCATCCTCTATACAGCCAATGATGGTTCGAACACTCTCTCAGGTTTCAGAATAGGGGCCGGCGGGGCCCTGACAGCAACAACTCCTGCAAGTTTTTCTACCGGAGGGACAAACACTGAATGGGTAGCCATTTCCCCTAACGGTCAATTTCTCTATTCGTCAAACCAGAGTTCCGCCAATGTCTCGGCTTTCACGATCAGCACAACAACCGGAAACCTCACGCCGACTGCACCAGCAACGTTTTCCACCGGTGTAGGATCCTCTCCGCGTGGGATAACGATCACGCCAAACGGAGCATTTGTCTATGTCGCCAATAGCGCCTCGAACACCGTTGCCGGTTTTTCGATCGGATCGGGTGGTGTACTGGCTGCGACGTCTCCAGCAACGTTTCCAACGAGTGGGACATTAGCGCGAGGTCTGGCTGTATCACCGAACGGACAATTTCTCTACATCGCAAACTCCGGTACGCACAACGTATCGGGTTTCACCATCGGAGCCAATGGCGTGTTGACCGCGACCAGTCCGGCGACCTTTTCAACTGGTGCCGGCTCTCCAAGCCCCGAGGGGCTTGCCATTTCGCCGAATGGTCTATTTCTGTATGTTGCAAACAGTGGAACGAATGCCATTGCCGTCTTTTCCATTGGAGTGGGAGGCGTGCTGACCCCAACAGTCCCTCCGACGTTCTCCACTGGAGCGCTGGGATCGAGCCCTCAGAGGCTAGCAATTTCGCCCAATGGATCGTTCCTGTATGTCACGAATAGTGGCATGAACGAGGTGGCAGCTTTTACCATTGGAGCGGGAGGATTATTAACACCGACGTCTCCGGCGAGTTTTACGACGGGAGCGGCGTCCGCGCCGGTCGGGATTACGATTAATCCAGACGGGCAATTCCTGTATGTCGCGAATTCAGGGTCAACCAGTGTATCCGGTTTCACGATTGGAGCCGGTGGCGTTCTGCTCCCTACCACTCCCGCCACATTCTCGACCGCTCCACAGGCTCCGATTGGAATTGCCACTCCTGGTCGTCCATAG